From Candidatus Thermoplasmatota archaeon, one genomic window encodes:
- a CDS encoding DNA topoisomerase IV subunit A translates to MRKKEQEVYESLKDIASEIYNRLEKIQIPAITIPTRTKANIVFSDEHRVWKYGDILTTRSAKTLDGAYMLLRTMYTLDFIKYQLENNKSSTLREMYYISEGWDLAKFHEQQESDRLIEDLEIITKLMREDFKLRPEENGASIIGNITIEEVVRTGAVRKINCRDDVGDAGYTIPYKVEKEKLKFKSYDADFIIAIETGGMFDRLVENRFDDKERAILVHLKGQPARCTRRIIKRMNEELKLPVVIFTDCDPWSFRIFASVAYGAIKTAHISEYLATPEAQFLGVLPSDMENYKLPTDKLTEQDTKALEAEKTDPRFKGPIYGDITWEGEIELQLKLNKKSEQQALAKYGLDYVTSTYLPEKLSEMGVIKK, encoded by the coding sequence ATGAGAAAGAAAGAGCAAGAAGTATATGAGAGCCTAAAAGATATTGCATCTGAGATTTATAATAGACTAGAGAAAATCCAGATACCTGCAATTACAATACCTACTAGAACGAAAGCAAATATTGTATTCAGCGACGAGCATAGAGTATGGAAGTACGGCGACATTCTTACTACAAGGAGCGCTAAAACGCTAGACGGCGCTTATATGCTGCTGAGAACAATGTATACACTCGATTTTATAAAATATCAGTTAGAAAACAATAAATCATCTACATTAAGAGAAATGTACTATATTTCTGAAGGCTGGGATTTAGCTAAATTCCATGAGCAGCAAGAAAGTGATCGCTTGATTGAAGACTTAGAAATAATCACAAAGCTAATGCGTGAAGATTTTAAGCTTAGGCCTGAAGAAAACGGCGCTTCTATTATTGGCAATATAACAATTGAAGAGGTTGTAAGGACAGGAGCAGTTAGGAAAATAAATTGTAGAGATGACGTTGGCGATGCAGGCTATACAATACCTTACAAAGTAGAGAAAGAGAAGCTGAAGTTTAAGAGCTACGATGCCGATTTTATTATTGCAATAGAAACAGGCGGTATGTTCGATAGACTTGTAGAGAATAGATTCGATGATAAGGAAAGAGCTATATTAGTTCATTTAAAAGGTCAGCCTGCAAGATGTACTAGAAGAATAATTAAAAGGATGAATGAAGAGCTCAAATTACCAGTAGTAATATTTACTGACTGCGACCCATGGAGCTTTAGAATATTTGCAAGCGTTGCTTACGGAGCAATTAAAACAGCGCATATTTCAGAATATCTTGCCACTCCCGAAGCGCAGTTTCTAGGAGTTTTACCTAGTGATATGGAAAATTATAAACTGCCTACTGACAAGCTAACAGAGCAAGATACAAAAGCATTAGAAGCGGAGAAGACAGACCCTAGATTCAAAGGACCTATCTACGGCGATATTACTTGGGAAGGTGAGATCGAGCTGCAACTAAAGCTCAACAAGAAGTCAGAGCAGCAAGCTTTAGCTAAATACGGTCTAGACTACGTTACAAGCACTTACCTACCTGAAAAGCTTAGTGAAATGGGCGTGATTAAGAAGTAA
- the rnz gene encoding ribonuclease Z, with amino-acid sequence MELVFIGTGGSWPSKDRNVSCVALRLGKEIILFDCGEGTQRQLMRSTISFMKISKIFISHFHGDHFLGIPGLVQSMTLNNRKEDLEIYGPKGSGKLVRTLLRLGYFTPSFKVRVYDLNGNDNIEFEENRIRTCYADHNVPTLAYALEEYDRPGRFRIERAKALGLPQGPLYRRLQSGKSIVFKGKRIKPEDVLGKPRKGRKLVYANDTRPCENVVKLAENCDVLIHDATVHSKLEDKANKYAHSSARQAAMIAKRANAKLLFLVHFSPRYKETDILEKEARKIFKNSICARDFMTYNIKAK; translated from the coding sequence ATGGAACTTGTATTCATAGGTACTGGCGGTAGCTGGCCATCTAAAGACCGTAATGTCTCTTGCGTAGCTCTTAGATTAGGTAAAGAAATAATTTTGTTTGACTGCGGAGAAGGCACGCAAAGGCAGTTAATGCGCTCTACTATAAGCTTCATGAAAATTTCTAAAATTTTCATATCGCATTTTCACGGGGACCATTTTCTAGGTATACCGGGGCTAGTTCAAAGTATGACACTCAACAATAGGAAAGAAGATTTAGAAATTTACGGTCCTAAAGGCAGTGGCAAGCTTGTAAGAACGCTTCTAAGGTTAGGCTATTTCACACCTTCTTTTAAGGTTAGAGTTTACGACCTTAACGGAAATGATAATATTGAATTTGAAGAGAATCGTATAAGAACATGCTATGCAGACCATAACGTACCAACTTTAGCTTATGCATTGGAAGAATATGACAGACCAGGAAGGTTTAGAATAGAGAGGGCAAAAGCACTGGGATTGCCTCAAGGCCCTTTATACAGAAGACTTCAGTCAGGTAAAAGTATCGTTTTTAAAGGTAAGAGAATAAAGCCTGAAGATGTGCTTGGCAAGCCTAGAAAAGGTCGTAAGCTGGTTTATGCAAACGATACAAGGCCTTGTGAAAACGTTGTTAAGCTTGCAGAGAATTGCGATGTATTAATACACGATGCTACAGTACACAGCAAGTTAGAGGATAAGGCAAATAAATATGCGCATTCCAGTGCAAGGCAAGCTGCAATGATCGCTAAAAGAGCGAATGCAAAATTGTTGTTCTTAGTGCATTTCAGTCCCCGTTATAAGGAAACAGATATTTTAGAGAAGGAAGCTAGAAAAATATTTAAGAACTCGATTTGCGCGCGCGATTTTATGACTTATAATATAAAAGCAAAGTAA
- the truA gene encoding tRNA pseudouridine(38-40) synthase TruA has protein sequence MRLALKLAYDGKKFLGYARQKELRTVEGAIIKALRELDIINLKSCKFQSSSRTDRNVSALGNVIAFNTNFDYRDIIKALNVNLKDIWFYAKKIVAPDFNPRHAVQRWYRYFLMKDKLKISNICKSAKLFIGKHDFSSFAKPSERCSVRKIDYIGITSKEPFLIIDIKAPNFLWHQVRKIVTALQKVGLEELSAKDLKEALSGSKKLELAPAPPESLILMDVRYNFKFEVDRKALELLRKFLNWKFESLEAERSIVESLLKTLNTI, from the coding sequence ATGAGGCTAGCATTAAAATTAGCATACGACGGTAAAAAATTCTTGGGATATGCGAGGCAGAAAGAGCTTAGAACTGTAGAAGGCGCAATTATAAAAGCCTTACGAGAGTTAGATATTATTAATTTGAAAAGCTGCAAATTCCAATCTTCTTCAAGAACTGACAGAAATGTTAGCGCTCTCGGTAATGTGATTGCATTTAATACAAATTTTGATTACCGTGATATTATCAAAGCTCTAAACGTAAATCTTAAAGACATATGGTTTTACGCTAAAAAAATAGTAGCGCCGGACTTCAATCCTAGACACGCTGTTCAGCGCTGGTATAGATATTTTTTAATGAAAGATAAACTTAAAATTTCAAATATATGCAAATCAGCAAAGCTTTTTATTGGTAAGCATGATTTTTCTAGTTTTGCAAAGCCTTCTGAAAGGTGTAGCGTTAGAAAGATAGATTATATAGGAATAACTTCAAAAGAGCCTTTCTTAATTATAGATATTAAAGCACCCAATTTCTTGTGGCATCAGGTAAGGAAAATTGTGACTGCATTGCAAAAAGTAGGGCTTGAAGAGTTAAGCGCTAAGGATTTAAAAGAAGCACTTTCCGGAAGTAAAAAATTAGAGCTTGCACCTGCGCCACCAGAGAGTCTCATACTAATGGATGTTAGATATAATTTCAAATTTGAGGTTGACCGCAAAGCATTAGAGCTTTTAAGAAAATTTTTAAATTGGAAATTTGAAAGTTTAGAAGCTGAACGCAGTATAGTTGAGAGCTTGCTCAAAACCTTAAATACTATCTAG
- a CDS encoding 2-dehydropantoate 2-reductase — translation MRILIFGAGAIGSLFGGLLSKYCDVTLLGRGEHIKAIKRRGLVIQGESELHCYPKALSKTDRKFDFIILAVKSYHTLEACKQLKKNLTKGSFVLSIQNGLNEEILVKELGKENVVRGITNQGVYRLGSGKIYHAGRGITVIGELDGVISDRVKKISKIFKSADIETKITKNIVRAVWLKTIINACINPLTALTGLRNGAILSDRLLRALAEEICKESIKVANKFGNFKFCYSKVIKNVFEVAKATKNNKSSMLQDIESGKRTEIDFINGKIVETGKGVGIETTLNSAIVELVKGLESGAICKQ, via the coding sequence GTGAGGATTCTAATATTCGGCGCTGGCGCTATAGGCTCGCTGTTTGGTGGGCTGCTGAGTAAATATTGCGATGTTACGTTGTTAGGCAGGGGAGAGCATATCAAAGCTATAAAAAGGCGTGGGTTAGTAATTCAAGGTGAGAGTGAACTTCACTGCTATCCTAAAGCGCTATCTAAAACAGATAGAAAATTTGATTTTATAATTCTGGCTGTCAAATCTTACCATACTTTAGAGGCATGCAAGCAGCTGAAGAAAAATTTGACTAAAGGAAGTTTTGTTCTATCCATTCAAAACGGGTTAAACGAAGAAATATTAGTTAAGGAGTTGGGCAAGGAAAACGTGGTTAGAGGAATAACCAATCAGGGAGTATATCGTTTAGGCTCAGGTAAAATATATCATGCTGGTAGAGGTATAACTGTAATTGGCGAGTTGGACGGCGTTATTAGTGATAGAGTAAAAAAAATCAGCAAGATTTTCAAATCTGCAGATATCGAGACTAAAATTACTAAGAATATAGTTCGAGCTGTTTGGCTAAAAACTATTATTAACGCATGTATTAATCCTCTGACAGCACTCACTGGTTTGAGAAACGGAGCAATTTTAAGTGATAGATTACTTAGAGCTTTAGCAGAAGAAATTTGTAAAGAAAGTATTAAAGTTGCTAATAAATTCGGTAATTTTAAATTTTGCTATAGTAAGGTAATAAAAAATGTATTTGAGGTTGCTAAAGCGACTAAAAATAACAAATCGAGTATGTTGCAAGACATTGAAAGTGGCAAAAGGACTGAAATTGATTTTATTAACGGTAAAATTGTAGAAACAGGTAAAGGAGTAGGCATCGAAACAACTCTAAACTCAGCAATTGTAGAGCTTGTAAAAGGTCTTGAGTCCGGAGCTATTTGCAAGCAATAA
- a CDS encoding PKD domain-containing protein, whose amino-acid sequence MKRIIVCSVILILLQALSGCIEPKIEVPKYVLKAVLKIEPQVAYPNQSIIFDASASQGEIEEYWWNFNLTTIVWQLGDKVMTYSYQQHGIYRVGLKVVDKGGNESATADFVYVNYQATISGSLEKSQKNDTYMPIGTQVKRAVITLNYEPEYALITKKQLENLDLSAKVRWGDNYTYVKSDNATPDNGTAVVELSKWDILFNAYADSWYAEVYYNITVDAPGKRQEVHYTLKIEIYYNS is encoded by the coding sequence ATGAAGAGAATTATTGTATGCTCTGTAATACTAATTTTACTACAGGCACTTTCAGGCTGCATAGAGCCCAAGATAGAAGTGCCTAAATATGTTTTAAAAGCTGTGCTAAAAATAGAGCCTCAAGTAGCTTATCCAAATCAGAGTATAATTTTTGATGCAAGCGCTTCGCAAGGCGAGATTGAAGAGTATTGGTGGAATTTTAACTTGACCACGATAGTATGGCAGCTCGGTGATAAAGTAATGACTTATAGCTATCAACAGCACGGAATATATAGAGTGGGATTGAAAGTTGTGGATAAGGGAGGTAATGAGAGTGCAACTGCAGATTTTGTTTATGTAAACTATCAAGCTACAATTTCTGGCAGCTTAGAAAAATCGCAGAAAAACGATACCTACATGCCGATAGGTACGCAAGTAAAGAGGGCTGTAATCACTCTGAATTACGAGCCGGAATATGCGCTGATCACTAAGAAACAGTTAGAAAATTTAGATCTATCTGCAAAAGTAAGGTGGGGTGATAATTATACGTATGTAAAATCAGATAATGCAACGCCCGACAATGGGACAGCTGTGGTTGAGCTGAGCAAATGGGACATCCTATTTAATGCCTATGCTGATAGTTGGTATGCGGAAGTGTATTATAATATTACCGTTGACGCACCCGGTAAAAGGCAAGAAGTTCACTACACTCTAAAAATAGAGATTTATTACAATTCTTAA
- a CDS encoding 5-formyltetrahydrofolate cyclo-ligase has product MLSKQEIRQRVWHLLETKNLVSFPRPCYGRIPNFIGSEKACEKLLQVKEFRLANCVFCAPDSVLRRARELALENNKVLAIATPHMKKFLEIRNVERNKIKLATTIRGFEFFGKHLETKVDIFIQGAVAVDLKGNRLGKGSGYGDKEYWYLNSRNLLADKAPVLAIVHEIQILEDFSKLTTQYDVKVNYIITPERVIACK; this is encoded by the coding sequence ATGCTCTCAAAGCAAGAAATAAGGCAGCGAGTGTGGCATTTGCTAGAAACTAAAAATTTAGTTTCTTTTCCAAGGCCTTGCTATGGCAGAATACCTAATTTTATAGGCTCAGAAAAAGCTTGTGAAAAGTTATTACAGGTCAAAGAATTTAGACTTGCTAACTGCGTTTTCTGCGCGCCTGATAGCGTATTAAGAAGGGCTAGAGAGCTTGCACTAGAAAACAACAAGGTACTTGCAATAGCTACTCCGCATATGAAAAAATTTCTAGAAATACGGAACGTAGAACGTAATAAAATAAAGTTAGCCACCACTATCAGAGGATTCGAATTTTTCGGCAAACATTTAGAAACTAAAGTGGATATTTTCATTCAAGGTGCTGTAGCTGTAGATTTAAAAGGTAATAGGCTAGGCAAAGGCTCTGGCTACGGAGATAAAGAATATTGGTATCTGAATAGTAGGAATTTACTTGCTGATAAAGCGCCCGTCTTAGCAATTGTGCATGAAATTCAAATTTTAGAAGATTTCTCTAAGTTAACTACCCAATATGATGTTAAAGTAAATTATATAATCACTCCTGAAAGAGTTATTGCTTGCAAATAG
- a CDS encoding prefoldin subunit beta: protein MEEVPKKIEHQLAQYQELQRQAQIMIAQRQQLELQMRESERAIEELDKLSNDKPIYKSIGSLLIRVESREGIIKELKEEKETAEVRARTLDRQIERLRERLNTLQKDISEQLKVQEELE, encoded by the coding sequence ATGGAAGAAGTTCCTAAAAAGATAGAGCATCAGCTCGCGCAATACCAAGAGCTTCAAAGGCAAGCTCAAATAATGATAGCGCAGCGTCAGCAGCTTGAATTACAAATGCGTGAGTCAGAAAGAGCTATTGAAGAGCTTGATAAGCTCAGCAACGACAAGCCTATTTATAAAAGTATAGGCAGCCTTTTAATTAGAGTTGAGAGCAGAGAAGGTATAATAAAAGAGCTAAAAGAGGAGAAGGAAACTGCTGAGGTCAGAGCCAGGACTTTAGATAGGCAAATTGAGAGGCTGAGGGAAAGGCTGAACACCCTGCAAAAAGATATTTCAGAACAGCTTAAAGTGCAAGAAGAGCTTGAGTAA
- a CDS encoding DNA topoisomerase VI subunit B produces the protein MAIIAEELAKKQKEISVAEFFERNKQILGFDTLTRAMLTCVKEAVDNSLDACEEANILPEIIVELRKLEKARDTYIISVEDNGPGIVRDQIPPIFGKMLYGSRFHAIRQSRGQQGIGISAVVMYAQLTTGRPARITSKIAKDRPSVQMDLMIDTKRNVPEILREELIHWDKDSGTKIEVTVQGRYVKEKRQSVIEYLKACAVVNPHAKIILIEPDGIKTVFERATDKMPAQTIEIKPHPEGIELGTLLRMARATECHKITSFLVNEFSRVSPERAREITERSCLEEELRPQDMSRGQAERLLESFKIVKIMAPSTDCLSPIGETLVKKGVKKELKADFIVTSTRPPTVYSGNPFEVEAGIAYGGELPKEEPVQILRFANRVPLLYQQGDCVITRAIENIDWRRYGLEQRGGIGVPIAPAIFLVHVASTKIPFTSESKEAIASIPEIQSEIELALRECARKMLSHVRKKQKLTKLKEKEEIIKKVLPLLAEKSARILNKPTPPIEQVVAKIMNSIIITDRIEYDEKNKVH, from the coding sequence ATGGCTATAATTGCAGAGGAGCTTGCTAAAAAGCAGAAGGAAATAAGCGTAGCAGAATTTTTCGAGCGCAATAAGCAAATACTGGGCTTTGATACTCTAACGAGAGCTATGCTAACATGCGTTAAAGAAGCTGTAGATAACTCTCTCGACGCTTGTGAAGAAGCAAATATCTTGCCTGAAATTATCGTTGAGCTCCGGAAATTAGAGAAAGCACGCGATACTTATATAATAAGCGTTGAAGACAATGGTCCTGGAATAGTAAGAGATCAAATTCCGCCTATATTCGGTAAAATGCTCTACGGCTCAAGGTTCCATGCAATACGCCAGTCTAGAGGACAACAAGGTATTGGTATCTCAGCAGTTGTAATGTATGCCCAGCTTACTACAGGCAGACCTGCAAGAATAACTTCTAAAATTGCTAAAGACAGACCATCTGTCCAAATGGATTTGATGATAGATACAAAAAGGAATGTACCTGAGATTTTGCGCGAAGAGCTTATTCATTGGGATAAAGATAGCGGCACTAAGATAGAGGTTACTGTCCAAGGTAGATATGTAAAAGAGAAGCGTCAAAGTGTAATTGAATATTTGAAAGCCTGTGCAGTAGTAAATCCCCATGCAAAAATAATTTTGATAGAGCCTGACGGTATTAAAACAGTATTCGAGCGCGCTACTGATAAAATGCCTGCGCAGACTATTGAGATAAAGCCGCATCCTGAGGGTATAGAGCTTGGCACTTTACTGAGAATGGCTCGTGCTACAGAATGCCATAAAATTACATCTTTCTTGGTAAATGAGTTTTCTAGAGTTAGTCCAGAGCGTGCTAGAGAGATAACTGAGAGAAGTTGCTTAGAAGAAGAGTTAAGACCACAAGACATGAGTAGAGGTCAAGCTGAAAGATTGTTGGAAAGCTTTAAAATAGTCAAAATAATGGCTCCGTCCACAGATTGCCTTTCGCCAATTGGCGAGACCCTTGTGAAAAAAGGAGTTAAGAAAGAGCTGAAAGCTGATTTTATAGTAACTTCAACAAGGCCGCCTACAGTCTATTCAGGTAATCCTTTTGAAGTAGAAGCTGGTATAGCTTACGGCGGAGAGCTTCCTAAAGAAGAGCCTGTCCAGATACTAAGATTTGCTAACCGTGTACCTTTGCTATATCAGCAGGGGGATTGCGTAATTACTCGTGCAATTGAAAATATAGATTGGCGTAGATATGGGCTAGAGCAAAGAGGAGGTATTGGTGTGCCTATAGCGCCTGCAATATTCCTTGTCCATGTGGCATCTACAAAAATACCGTTTACTTCGGAATCTAAAGAAGCGATTGCGAGCATACCTGAAATCCAGTCTGAAATTGAGTTGGCGTTAAGAGAATGCGCCCGTAAAATGCTATCGCATGTGAGGAAAAAGCAGAAACTTACAAAATTAAAGGAAAAAGAAGAGATTATAAAGAAGGTTCTACCTTTGCTCGCTGAAAAATCAGCTAGAATTTTGAACAAGCCTACGCCACCGATAGAGCAAGTAGTAGCTAAGATTATGAATTCTATTATAATTACAGATAGAATAGAATATGATGAAAAGAACAAAGTCCATAA
- a CDS encoding DHH family phosphoesterase: MSLSKILDYLEKDCPKLVLLHVNADVDALASAYALSKNFNNLEIGASESISKDAKKLADKLKLKIIIGPKLKNYKYNFIVDTATPAMLGKLASRMKSPIIIDHHVRTKWLGAKLYYCDDTKSSCAEIVWQILKLKKAKIDKNTALALLSGIITDTGRFKRGSAETFKAVSELLKIAELKLEDIVPSEEEERDFSVKIALLKGMQRVKYTTVNNKIIAWTNISAFESTVAKALIYLGAELAIVGRQRNKEFNIILKAKEGLNIHLGKHAQKIGKELNAQGSGHKGAAGITGKGQAEKALHICVEKFLKVLEKVNIP, encoded by the coding sequence ATGTCGCTGAGTAAAATTTTAGATTATTTAGAAAAAGACTGCCCTAAACTCGTTCTTCTACATGTAAATGCAGATGTCGATGCTTTAGCAAGTGCTTACGCACTATCAAAAAATTTTAATAATTTAGAAATAGGCGCTTCTGAGAGTATAAGCAAAGATGCAAAAAAACTTGCCGATAAATTAAAACTGAAAATCATTATTGGGCCAAAGCTAAAAAACTACAAATATAATTTCATAGTCGATACTGCAACCCCTGCAATGCTTGGGAAGCTCGCAAGTAGGATGAAATCGCCAATAATTATAGATCATCATGTAAGAACAAAATGGCTCGGCGCAAAATTATATTATTGCGACGATACTAAAAGCTCTTGTGCAGAAATAGTCTGGCAAATTTTAAAGCTCAAAAAAGCGAAGATTGATAAAAATACTGCTCTCGCGCTACTTTCAGGAATAATTACAGATACTGGGCGTTTCAAAAGAGGCTCTGCAGAAACTTTTAAAGCTGTTTCAGAATTGCTCAAAATTGCAGAATTAAAATTAGAAGATATTGTGCCTAGCGAAGAAGAAGAGCGCGATTTCTCAGTGAAAATTGCTTTGCTGAAAGGCATGCAAAGAGTAAAATATACAACTGTAAATAATAAGATTATAGCTTGGACTAATATTAGTGCCTTCGAAAGTACTGTAGCTAAAGCTCTTATTTATTTAGGCGCAGAGCTAGCAATTGTTGGGAGGCAGAGGAACAAAGAGTTTAATATTATATTAAAAGCAAAGGAAGGGCTGAATATCCATTTAGGTAAGCATGCTCAGAAGATAGGGAAGGAGCTAAATGCCCAAGGCAGCGGTCATAAAGGAGCAGCTGGAATTACAGGTAAAGGGCAAGCAGAAAAAGCACTTCACATATGTGTTGAGAAATTTCTAAAAGTACTCGAAAAAGTTAATATACCCTAA
- a CDS encoding Lrp/AsnC ligand binding domain-containing protein, with protein MEKVYVLINVKRGAAKKVHDSVRKLKCVTETSIVSGRYDVFAKIEGKTLAEITDIVINQIHKVEGVERTESLIALSLEMTGEEGPALRAV; from the coding sequence ATGGAGAAAGTCTATGTTTTAATAAACGTCAAGCGAGGGGCTGCTAAAAAAGTGCATGACTCAGTTAGAAAGCTAAAATGTGTGACTGAGACTAGTATTGTTAGCGGGCGCTATGACGTTTTTGCTAAAATAGAGGGCAAGACTCTTGCAGAAATAACAGATATTGTAATAAATCAAATTCATAAAGTAGAAGGTGTAGAAAGAACTGAAAGTTTGATAGCTTTAAGTTTAGAGATGACCGGCGAAGAAGGTCCAGCATTAAGAGCTGTTTGA
- a CDS encoding PRC-barrel domain-containing protein — protein sequence MLEEISRFANLAVYTNQGLKLGTVENLVLDIANNKIEGLFVTDTNPTLVEGSVNVNIPYRWVQAVGDVIILKYFPSKVTLKKEEKEKGEETSETK from the coding sequence ATGCTAGAAGAGATTAGTCGCTTTGCAAATCTCGCTGTCTATACTAATCAAGGGCTAAAACTTGGTACTGTTGAAAATCTAGTATTAGATATAGCGAATAATAAAATCGAAGGATTGTTCGTTACAGATACTAATCCAACCCTTGTAGAAGGTTCTGTAAACGTCAATATTCCTTATAGATGGGTACAAGCTGTGGGTGATGTGATTATTTTGAAATATTTTCCTAGCAAAGTAACGCTTAAGAAAGAGGAGAAGGAGAAAGGCGAAGAGACCTCTGAAACTAAGTAA
- a CDS encoding 50S ribosome-binding GTPase — translation MELSAPDELLDKVFRKIVKIRIPRATKFLTAKYTAIARINKFASLITLTLNSSKALDFSKNKISRFYYELADLLIGVEKLNAAQHAIASAMKIIENLRAKYIADIKLAKGIKEIAVLRKEAYGRICSVVKNLKPTLEFIKDAESTLKNIPVLQNLPTVVVAGYPNVGKSSVVKKLSSAKPEVAQYPFTTKALSVGYFEVKRRKYQIIDSPGLLDRELSKRNKMELQAILALKHLAHCIVFLIDPTFHCGYALEPQLRLLEEVNSNFNVPVIEVETKRDILKADSNRLKISTETGEGMEELKELILRCLSC, via the coding sequence ATGGAGCTTTCTGCACCTGACGAGTTACTTGATAAAGTATTTCGTAAAATAGTTAAAATAAGGATACCGAGAGCTACAAAATTTTTAACTGCTAAATACACTGCAATTGCAAGAATCAACAAATTCGCTTCTTTAATAACGCTAACTCTCAACTCAAGTAAAGCTTTAGACTTTAGTAAAAATAAAATATCGCGTTTTTATTACGAGCTTGCTGATTTGCTCATCGGGGTTGAAAAACTAAACGCTGCGCAGCATGCCATTGCTAGCGCTATGAAAATTATAGAGAATCTTAGAGCTAAATACATAGCAGATATTAAATTAGCCAAAGGTATTAAAGAAATTGCAGTGCTGAGAAAAGAGGCTTACGGTAGAATCTGCTCTGTGGTTAAGAATCTAAAGCCAACACTAGAGTTTATTAAGGATGCAGAGTCAACGCTCAAAAATATCCCTGTACTTCAAAACCTGCCCACAGTTGTTGTTGCAGGCTATCCTAACGTTGGCAAATCTTCGGTTGTGAAAAAGCTCTCTAGTGCTAAGCCTGAAGTTGCACAATATCCATTCACAACAAAAGCTCTCTCAGTTGGTTATTTTGAGGTGAAGCGGAGAAAATATCAAATTATCGATTCACCAGGCTTGTTAGATAGAGAACTTTCTAAGAGGAACAAGATGGAATTACAGGCGATATTAGCGCTGAAACATCTTGCCCATTGTATTGTCTTCCTAATAGATCCAACATTTCATTGTGGCTATGCATTAGAGCCTCAACTAAGGTTGTTAGAAGAAGTAAATAGCAATTTTAATGTACCTGTGATTGAAGTAGAAACCAAACGCGATATTTTGAAGGCTGATAGCAACAGATTGAAGATATCTACAGAAACTGGTGAGGGCATGGAGGAGCTAAAGGAGCTAATTTTGAGATGCTTGAGTTGTTAA
- a CDS encoding replication factor C small subunit has protein sequence MEDVWIEKYRPYKLSQVVGQDEIVNRLKAYVKTASVPHLLFAGPAGTGKTTCAIALAKELFSDVWRENFSEMNASDERGIQVVRTKIKDFARTAPLGNVPFKLIFLDEADALTPDAQAALRRTMERFTKTCRFILSANYSSKIIEPIQSRCAVFRFRPIRGEDTKRYLKYIAEQEKLKLTEEGLEAIVYIAGGDMRKAISVLQVAASISKKIDENSIYKIGSTAKPEEVRALLELALKGDFLRARDALDELLIEYGLSGEDIIKQIHRTIFDLNIPDKTKVELIDRAGEIEFRIVEGANERIQLEALLAYFALAGSRKK, from the coding sequence ATGGAAGACGTCTGGATTGAAAAATACAGGCCTTATAAACTATCGCAAGTTGTAGGTCAAGATGAAATTGTTAATAGATTAAAAGCTTACGTAAAAACTGCAAGTGTGCCTCATTTGCTTTTTGCAGGTCCGGCAGGCACTGGCAAAACAACATGCGCAATTGCCCTAGCGAAAGAGCTTTTTAGCGATGTTTGGAGAGAGAATTTTAGTGAGATGAATGCGAGCGATGAAAGGGGTATTCAAGTTGTACGCACTAAAATAAAAGATTTCGCAAGAACAGCTCCTTTAGGCAACGTGCCTTTTAAACTGATATTCCTTGACGAAGCAGATGCTCTAACACCAGATGCACAAGCTGCCTTGCGTAGAACTATGGAAAGATTTACTAAAACATGCCGCTTTATACTTTCTGCAAACTACTCAAGTAAAATCATAGAGCCTATTCAGTCGCGGTGCGCTGTTTTTAGATTCAGGCCTATTAGAGGAGAGGATACTAAAAGATATCTTAAATATATTGCGGAGCAGGAAAAATTAAAACTTACTGAAGAGGGATTAGAAGCGATAGTATACATTGCTGGCGGAGATATGAGGAAAGCGATTTCTGTACTTCAAGTAGCTGCGAGCATTTCCAAGAAAATAGACGAGAATTCTATTTACAAAATAGGCTCTACAGCTAAGCCTGAAGAAGTAAGAGCTTTATTAGAGCTTGCACTCAAAGGCGATTTTCTTAGAGCTAGGGATGCGTTAGACGAGCTTCTCATAGAATACGGGCTGAGCGGCGAAGATATTATCAAGCAAATTCACAGAACAATATTTGATTTGAATATTCCAGACAAAACTAAAGTAGAGCTCATTGATAGGGCTGGCGAAATTGAATTTAGAATAGTTGAAGGTGCTAACGAAAGAATCCAGTTAGAAGCTTTGCTCGCTTATTTCGCGTTAGCCGGGAGCAGAAAGAAATAA